One Mesorhizobium loti genomic window carries:
- a CDS encoding efflux protein, with protein MPDTANHIAFALVCLGMVLTPGPNMIYLISRSLSQGPKAGLISLGGVAVGFLFYVVSAAFGITALLLAVPYAYDALRFAGVLYLLWLAWQAVKPGGRSPFQVRDLPKDRPRKLFAMGLMTNLLNPKVAVLYLSLLPQFISIGKGHVLSQLLVLGATQISISLTVNAIIAVTAGSIATFLAGRPLWLVIQRWMMGGVLTALALKMATDAQR; from the coding sequence ATGCCCGATACCGCCAATCATATCGCCTTCGCGCTGGTCTGCCTTGGCATGGTGCTGACGCCAGGCCCGAACATGATCTACCTGATCTCACGCTCGCTGTCGCAAGGGCCGAAGGCCGGACTGATCTCGCTTGGCGGGGTCGCGGTGGGCTTCCTGTTCTATGTGGTGTCGGCGGCGTTCGGCATTACGGCGCTGCTGCTCGCCGTGCCCTATGCCTATGACGCACTGCGCTTTGCCGGCGTGCTCTATCTCTTGTGGCTTGCCTGGCAGGCCGTGAAGCCTGGCGGCCGCTCACCGTTCCAGGTGCGCGACCTGCCGAAAGACCGGCCGCGCAAGCTATTCGCCATGGGGCTGATGACCAATCTGCTCAACCCCAAGGTAGCGGTGCTCTATCTGTCGCTCCTGCCGCAATTCATCAGCATCGGCAAAGGCCATGTCCTGTCGCAGCTCTTGGTTCTGGGCGCGACGCAGATCTCAATCAGCCTGACCGTCAATGCCATCATCGCGGTGACGGCCGGCTCGATCGCCACCTTCCTTGCCGGGCGGCCATTGTGGCTGGTCATCCAGCGCTGGATGATGGGAGGGGTGCTGACGGCGCTGGCGCTGAAGATGGCGACCGACGCCCAGCGCTGA